A genomic stretch from Polyangium spumosum includes:
- a CDS encoding HEAT repeat domain-containing protein — protein MIARRTKFPRALGSLFVLALAAGCGGGPALRAAEQGDLGTARRALSSSAAAEDIDADEARRIARVVLEQEVKAAKGDAGVSKLKELPSCAEGLDDALEARAEGTDEVAAIAALIRFDARLWDRDDLAAAARAALASKGASTAWRAVEARGLVDYADGKLRRTLFTDGDEAVRVAALKASFDAFDPNDTEALLEAARLDPHAPARAQAIDAVGNLGGERVVLALKDLFVKADEDERVAIVGAWASSRSIDAGGRGQLVRISQAERGLPQIAAAAVLVRQPGPGAEDAAGVLARAIEAGSTRERVFAIHAATLESTLVREALVKARSDADEDVAIAALGRGLQMAPAEGEGARPKERAEITQKLLGMAKGKGTRAMLAKAALARAGAREVLPLLTADARSPSEQARKVAGTSLVALGELGRAALLAVDADPRVRTGVACAMLRAK, from the coding sequence ATGATCGCTCGCCGCACGAAATTCCCGCGCGCCCTTGGAAGCCTCTTCGTCCTCGCTCTCGCCGCAGGTTGCGGCGGAGGCCCTGCCCTGCGCGCAGCGGAGCAAGGAGACCTCGGCACCGCGCGACGCGCGCTCTCGTCGAGCGCCGCGGCGGAGGACATCGACGCGGACGAGGCGCGCCGCATTGCGCGTGTCGTGCTCGAGCAAGAGGTAAAGGCCGCGAAGGGCGACGCAGGCGTGAGCAAGCTGAAGGAGCTGCCGTCGTGCGCCGAGGGGCTCGACGACGCGCTCGAAGCGCGCGCCGAGGGCACGGACGAGGTCGCGGCGATCGCGGCGCTGATCCGCTTCGACGCGCGCCTCTGGGATCGCGACGACCTCGCGGCGGCGGCGCGCGCGGCGCTCGCGTCGAAGGGCGCCTCCACCGCGTGGCGCGCCGTCGAGGCGCGTGGGCTCGTCGACTACGCGGACGGCAAGCTTCGCCGAACCCTGTTCACCGACGGGGACGAGGCCGTGCGTGTCGCGGCGCTCAAGGCCTCGTTCGACGCGTTTGATCCGAACGACACCGAGGCGCTGCTCGAAGCGGCGCGGCTCGACCCGCACGCTCCCGCCCGCGCGCAGGCGATCGACGCGGTGGGCAACCTCGGCGGCGAGCGCGTCGTCCTGGCGCTGAAGGATCTCTTCGTGAAGGCAGACGAGGACGAGCGGGTCGCGATCGTGGGCGCGTGGGCCTCGTCGCGATCGATCGACGCCGGTGGGCGAGGGCAGCTCGTCCGGATCTCGCAGGCCGAGCGAGGTTTGCCGCAGATCGCAGCCGCGGCCGTGCTCGTCCGGCAGCCGGGCCCGGGCGCGGAGGACGCCGCGGGCGTGCTCGCGCGGGCGATCGAGGCGGGATCGACGCGCGAGCGGGTGTTCGCGATCCACGCGGCGACGCTCGAGAGCACGCTCGTGCGTGAGGCGCTGGTGAAGGCGCGGAGCGACGCGGACGAGGACGTCGCGATCGCGGCGCTCGGGCGCGGCCTTCAGATGGCGCCGGCCGAGGGGGAAGGCGCGCGGCCGAAGGAGCGCGCCGAGATCACGCAGAAGCTCCTCGGCATGGCGAAGGGCAAGGGCACACGCGCGATGCTGGCGAAGGCGGCGCTCGCGCGGGCGGGCGCGCGCGAGGTGCTCCCGCTGCTCACGGCGGACGCGCGTTCGCCGAGCGAGCAGGCGCGCAAGGTCGCGGGCACGTCGCTCGTGGCGCTCGGCGAGCTCGGCCGCGCCGCGCTGCTCGCGGTCGACGCGGACCCGCGCGTGCGCACGGGCGTGGCGTGCGCGATGCTGCGGGCCAAGTAG
- a CDS encoding DUF6029 family protein, with protein MKSSSRRAAAALAVTLGSLAIAPSARALDVPGPLGEPIGLDVTNTTVVDYRWDNRNHDPRAFNPRPIVDDDYGEWINRLNVQATWWRFRAGVRLDSALYFLTTSRTQAQVIAQRQIDAVKQADPSAQVPEAIDYANRFYNELNTRFLNSVYPAKLYVGYNQPGLDVTIGDFYAQLGRGLVLSVRKIDELAIDTTIRGGKVVFDKKLGPARIGATLLAGQMNPLRFDEVSGRRLHGSGSPLFFGFPDAKPATTYAINGQPIVAEPRPSYLEDTIFGGRVEGGIDAIQFAANASVLMRKSFTEENLACRNTCPAGDSKCVDGCYAQFPEFTVLPGGRSHNQIRTFSGSVNVPSIAGIGDLYVEVAGQQLRDGHVGAIDAQGRATERQPDVSGYAVYANANFGLGKLQLSLEGKHNRKFFALGSNIDVTTPGYSAPEYSVVAYSAPPTAEPIYMEPIESPNVCMTGGRATANFKYDDHTSVYGWLGRYRSWTEVPTNDLCQSMDDKFRTDTWDTAVGIDMSREQGKSHARAWIGARIAERAVPTLGTRAPGETDVLYYEGYVRYDLVKHIKGPFSLQLQGFHRNRYLPATHGRTWNEGENYTALHWSPHLSAVFGYEYSTRPGCQPELSDQDEYKIVLCHYLSGGLTYRSGSTDTWASRLVNTVNLFVGQRRGAIRCVSGVCRLFPPFEGARLEVVSRF; from the coding sequence GTGAAGTCCTCCTCGAGGCGCGCCGCAGCGGCGCTGGCCGTCACCCTCGGAAGCCTCGCGATCGCGCCCTCGGCGCGGGCGCTCGACGTGCCCGGGCCGCTCGGTGAGCCGATCGGGCTCGACGTCACCAACACCACGGTCGTCGACTACCGCTGGGACAATCGAAACCACGATCCCCGCGCGTTCAACCCGCGCCCGATCGTCGACGACGACTACGGCGAGTGGATCAACCGCCTGAACGTGCAGGCGACGTGGTGGCGCTTCCGCGCGGGCGTGCGCCTCGACTCGGCGCTCTACTTCCTCACGACGTCGCGGACCCAGGCGCAGGTGATCGCGCAGCGCCAGATCGACGCGGTGAAGCAGGCCGATCCGAGCGCCCAGGTCCCGGAGGCGATCGACTACGCGAACCGCTTCTACAACGAGCTGAACACGCGGTTCTTGAATAGCGTCTACCCGGCCAAACTCTACGTCGGTTACAACCAGCCGGGCCTCGACGTCACGATCGGCGATTTCTACGCGCAGCTCGGCCGCGGGCTCGTGCTCAGCGTGCGCAAGATCGACGAGCTCGCGATCGACACGACGATCCGCGGAGGCAAGGTCGTCTTCGACAAGAAGCTCGGTCCGGCGCGGATCGGCGCGACCTTGCTCGCAGGGCAGATGAACCCGCTGCGCTTCGACGAGGTGAGCGGCAGGCGCCTGCATGGCTCGGGATCGCCCTTGTTTTTTGGCTTTCCGGACGCGAAGCCCGCGACGACGTACGCGATCAACGGCCAGCCGATCGTGGCCGAGCCGAGGCCGAGTTACCTCGAGGACACGATCTTCGGCGGCCGCGTGGAGGGCGGGATCGACGCGATCCAGTTCGCCGCCAACGCGTCGGTGTTGATGCGCAAATCCTTCACCGAGGAGAACCTCGCGTGCAGGAACACCTGCCCCGCGGGCGACTCGAAGTGTGTCGACGGCTGCTACGCGCAGTTCCCCGAGTTCACGGTCCTGCCCGGAGGTCGCTCGCACAACCAGATCCGCACCTTCAGCGGATCGGTGAACGTGCCGTCGATCGCGGGCATCGGTGATCTCTACGTGGAGGTCGCGGGGCAGCAGCTCCGGGACGGCCACGTGGGCGCGATCGACGCCCAGGGCAGGGCGACGGAGCGGCAACCGGACGTGTCGGGGTACGCGGTGTACGCGAACGCGAACTTCGGCCTCGGCAAGCTTCAGCTCTCGCTCGAGGGCAAGCACAACCGGAAGTTCTTCGCGCTCGGCTCGAACATCGACGTGACCACGCCGGGCTACAGCGCGCCCGAGTACAGCGTCGTCGCCTACAGCGCGCCCCCGACCGCCGAGCCGATCTACATGGAGCCGATCGAGTCGCCGAACGTGTGCATGACCGGCGGCCGCGCGACCGCGAACTTCAAGTACGACGATCACACGTCCGTGTACGGCTGGCTCGGCCGCTACCGGAGCTGGACCGAGGTGCCGACGAACGACCTCTGCCAGTCGATGGACGACAAGTTCCGCACGGACACGTGGGACACGGCCGTGGGCATCGACATGAGCCGCGAGCAGGGCAAATCGCACGCGCGCGCCTGGATCGGAGCGCGGATCGCGGAGCGCGCGGTGCCCACGCTCGGGACGCGGGCGCCGGGCGAGACGGACGTCCTCTACTACGAAGGCTACGTCCGCTACGACCTCGTCAAGCACATCAAGGGCCCGTTTTCGTTGCAGCTCCAAGGGTTTCACCGGAACCGCTACCTGCCCGCGACGCACGGGCGTACGTGGAACGAGGGCGAGAACTACACGGCCCTGCACTGGTCGCCGCACCTCTCCGCGGTCTTCGGCTACGAGTACTCGACGAGGCCCGGCTGCCAGCCGGAGCTCTCCGACCAGGACGAGTACAAGATCGTGCTCTGTCACTACCTGAGCGGAGGGCTCACCTACCGATCCGGCAGCACCGACACCTGGGCCTCGCGGCTCGTGAACACGGTGAACCTCTTCGTCGGGCAGCGGCGCGGCGCGATCCGCTGCGTCTCCGGCGTCTGCCGCCTCTTCCCGCCCTTCGAGGGCGCGCGGCTCGAGGTCGTCTCGAGGTTCTAG
- a CDS encoding peroxiredoxin family protein: MNARKAHVLGAAIAGLLLGSCGGELPGAKAGGGGAAAPDFTLPSLDGQQVRLSDYKGSSVVLIDFWSTTCDPCMIEMPHLVELYKKHKDRGFVVLAVSADGPESRAQVSSVVRAKEMIFPVLLDEETVVTARYNPKRELPFTVLIGKDGSIVHKRGGYTAGDEKTLAVEVEKALAD; the protein is encoded by the coding sequence ATGAACGCGCGAAAAGCTCACGTCCTCGGCGCCGCGATCGCCGGCCTCCTCCTTGGCTCGTGTGGCGGCGAATTGCCGGGCGCGAAGGCCGGCGGCGGCGGCGCTGCGGCGCCCGACTTCACGCTGCCGTCGCTCGACGGCCAGCAGGTCCGGCTCTCGGACTACAAGGGGAGCAGCGTGGTGCTCATCGACTTCTGGTCGACCACCTGCGACCCCTGCATGATCGAGATGCCGCACCTCGTCGAGCTCTACAAGAAGCACAAGGATCGCGGGTTCGTCGTGCTCGCCGTCTCGGCCGACGGGCCCGAGTCGCGCGCGCAGGTGAGCAGCGTGGTGCGCGCGAAAGAGATGATCTTCCCCGTCCTGCTCGACGAGGAGACCGTGGTGACGGCGCGCTACAATCCGAAGCGGGAGCTGCCGTTCACCGTGCTGATCGGCAAGGATGGTTCGATCGTGCACAAGCGTGGCGGATACACCGCGGGCGACGAGAAGACGCTCGCCGTCGAGGTCGAGAAGGCCCTCGCGGACTGA
- a CDS encoding TlpA disulfide reductase family protein encodes MRFISFAEFYNPTGDEVFPENSSFGAGTPKPKALAIIISASWCGPCQYEAAEVLPGLRDKYQPMGGEFLLALAEGISGSPATPDDLTKWVKKFAIDYPSVTDPGGKLAALWESDSFPANIIINTRTMEIVHTYAGPPPASYWSTFQKVIEGKL; translated from the coding sequence GTGCGATTCATCTCTTTCGCCGAGTTCTACAATCCCACCGGGGACGAGGTTTTTCCGGAAAACTCGTCGTTCGGGGCTGGCACGCCGAAGCCGAAGGCGCTGGCGATCATCATCTCGGCTTCGTGGTGCGGCCCTTGCCAGTACGAGGCGGCGGAGGTCCTCCCGGGCCTGCGCGACAAGTACCAGCCGATGGGCGGTGAGTTCCTCCTCGCCCTCGCAGAGGGCATTTCGGGTTCGCCGGCGACGCCCGACGATCTGACGAAGTGGGTGAAGAAGTTCGCCATCGACTACCCGTCGGTCACCGATCCGGGCGGCAAACTCGCGGCGCTGTGGGAGTCCGATTCGTTCCCGGCGAACATCATCATCAACACGCGGACGATGGAGATCGTCCACACGTACGCCGGTCCCCCGCCCGCGAGCTACTGGTCGACGTTCCAGAAGGTCATCGAAGGCAAGCTCTAG
- a CDS encoding Mrp/NBP35 family ATP-binding protein, translated as MAITVDSAKTALAKVEDPELSRPLADVGMLGDVTVEGDDVTVGITLTTPACPYKARIQDDVTAALKAVGAANVSIAWSSNVPERNIMADDPCPGVKNIVLVMSGKGGVGKSTVAANLTLALNRLGCRVGLLDADMYGPSVPTMLGVMGRPTSSDGQHFLPLERFGVKLMSIGFLLEDARQAVVWRGPMIQNALLQFMKDVDWGTLDYLILDLPPGTGDIVLTISQKLRTTGAVVVTTPQEVALQDVYKSVSMAQKVGIPILGVVENESYFICDGCSARHELFGSGGGQKIAEFAGAPLLGQIPLDPSVREWGDAGTPVVQAAPESSVGRAFLEVAQRLAAKVSVLDLGRGGTLRIDRSGGQQRFLPIVR; from the coding sequence ATGGCAATCACGGTCGACTCCGCGAAAACCGCGCTCGCAAAGGTCGAGGACCCCGAGCTCTCTCGTCCCCTCGCCGACGTCGGCATGCTGGGGGACGTCACCGTCGAAGGTGACGACGTCACCGTCGGCATCACGCTCACGACGCCGGCGTGCCCGTACAAGGCGCGGATCCAGGACGACGTGACGGCGGCGCTGAAGGCCGTCGGCGCCGCGAACGTGTCCATTGCTTGGAGCTCAAACGTTCCCGAGCGCAACATCATGGCCGACGATCCTTGCCCGGGCGTGAAGAACATCGTGCTCGTCATGAGCGGCAAGGGCGGCGTCGGAAAGAGCACGGTCGCCGCGAACCTCACGCTCGCGTTGAACCGACTCGGCTGCCGCGTGGGCCTGCTCGACGCCGACATGTACGGGCCGAGCGTGCCGACGATGCTCGGCGTGATGGGCCGGCCGACCTCGTCCGACGGCCAGCATTTCCTGCCGCTCGAGCGCTTCGGCGTGAAGCTCATGTCGATCGGCTTCTTGCTGGAGGACGCGCGTCAAGCCGTGGTCTGGCGCGGGCCGATGATCCAGAACGCGTTGCTCCAGTTCATGAAGGACGTCGACTGGGGCACGCTCGACTACCTCATCCTCGACCTGCCTCCCGGCACGGGCGACATCGTGCTCACGATCTCGCAGAAGCTGCGGACCACGGGCGCCGTGGTCGTGACGACGCCGCAGGAGGTCGCGCTCCAGGACGTTTACAAATCGGTCTCGATGGCCCAGAAGGTGGGCATCCCCATCCTCGGGGTCGTCGAGAACGAGAGTTATTTCATCTGTGACGGTTGCTCCGCGCGCCACGAGCTCTTCGGCTCCGGCGGCGGGCAGAAGATCGCCGAGTTCGCGGGCGCCCCGCTGCTCGGCCAGATCCCGCTCGATCCTTCGGTGCGGGAGTGGGGCGACGCGGGCACGCCCGTCGTGCAGGCGGCGCCGGAGAGCTCGGTCGGCCGAGCCTTCCTCGAGGTGGCCCAGCGGCTGGCGGCCAAGGTGAGCGTGCTCGACCTCGGTCGCGGGGGCACCCTCCGCATCGACCGGAGTGGCGGCCAACAGCGGTTTTTACCCATCGTACGTTAA
- a CDS encoding S1 RNA-binding domain-containing protein: MNTDNDNTEAAEVQTDAAAPEAQPQDQKPEANTEAQAASSSPETAAPSREDFEEEEQPGDDIGNRLPGAGGRPQASPAASAEGPGGDAKKRKRRRKRKGPPGAPGQATEAAAEGAEGAEDEGAEGEEAEAGEAAEAQPGGEAPQGKRKDRRKDKQAAAAAAALRERPAFSVGEEVFGKVCKVTDQAIWIDIAGKATGLFDRQELGDEEVPAEGDQFIASVQSTGVRGGMLVLCKGQPKPLDELKTQLEAASQSGEPVFGFVTGAVKGGLEVDLGGMRAFAPASHVDLRHGADLSHLVGQRLDFVVAQYAKKGRDIVVSRKRMLEEDARRTRTEALSKVTPNSVHKGIVRKVVAWGVFVALPDAGNVEGLIHMSEASHDRSARLSDLFRPGAEIDVKVIRIDDKGKLWLSHKATTADPWDTVKEKYAVGTKHKGKIARLQPFGAFIELEPGIDGLCHTADISFKQVEHPSEVVKVGDEIDVVVASCDPGAHKIGLHPALPAGEEEEPRQRVQQYKAVKVAVVAAVEGGLSVRVLGVTGRAARGFIPAGHTGTARGTDLRKEFPVGTKLDAKVLEVDPRRGEAKLSIRALKEDAEKQAYQSYRAGVAREAKFGTFADLMKKSQSSH, from the coding sequence ATGAACACGGACAACGACAATACCGAGGCGGCAGAGGTCCAGACGGACGCCGCGGCGCCCGAGGCGCAGCCGCAAGATCAGAAGCCCGAGGCGAACACCGAGGCCCAGGCTGCCTCGTCTTCCCCGGAAACCGCCGCTCCCTCCCGCGAGGACTTCGAGGAGGAGGAGCAGCCGGGAGACGACATCGGCAACCGCTTGCCGGGCGCCGGCGGAAGGCCGCAGGCGAGCCCTGCGGCGAGCGCCGAAGGCCCGGGCGGCGACGCGAAGAAGCGCAAGCGTCGCAGGAAGCGCAAGGGCCCGCCGGGCGCACCAGGCCAGGCGACGGAGGCCGCCGCCGAGGGTGCCGAAGGCGCCGAGGACGAGGGCGCGGAGGGCGAGGAGGCGGAGGCCGGCGAGGCCGCCGAGGCCCAGCCCGGAGGCGAAGCGCCGCAAGGCAAGCGCAAGGATCGCCGCAAGGACAAACAGGCCGCTGCGGCTGCCGCAGCTCTGCGCGAGCGCCCTGCGTTCAGCGTGGGCGAAGAGGTCTTCGGCAAGGTCTGCAAGGTGACGGACCAGGCGATCTGGATCGACATCGCAGGCAAGGCGACGGGCCTCTTCGATCGGCAAGAGCTCGGCGACGAGGAAGTGCCGGCCGAGGGAGATCAGTTCATCGCGAGCGTGCAGAGCACGGGCGTTCGCGGCGGCATGCTGGTGCTCTGCAAGGGCCAGCCGAAGCCTCTCGACGAGCTGAAGACGCAGCTCGAGGCCGCGTCGCAGAGCGGCGAGCCGGTCTTCGGCTTCGTGACGGGCGCGGTGAAGGGCGGGCTCGAGGTGGACCTCGGCGGCATGCGCGCGTTCGCGCCGGCGTCCCACGTCGATCTGCGCCACGGCGCCGACCTCTCGCACCTCGTCGGTCAGAGGCTCGACTTCGTGGTCGCGCAGTACGCGAAGAAGGGCCGCGACATCGTGGTCTCGCGCAAGCGCATGCTCGAAGAGGATGCGCGCCGCACGCGCACCGAGGCGCTCAGCAAGGTCACGCCGAACAGCGTGCACAAGGGCATCGTGCGCAAGGTCGTGGCGTGGGGCGTCTTCGTCGCGTTGCCCGACGCGGGCAACGTCGAAGGCCTCATCCACATGAGCGAGGCGAGCCACGATCGCAGCGCGCGCCTCAGCGACCTCTTCCGTCCCGGCGCGGAGATCGACGTCAAGGTCATCCGCATCGACGACAAGGGCAAGCTGTGGCTGAGCCACAAGGCCACGACCGCGGATCCGTGGGACACGGTGAAGGAGAAGTACGCGGTCGGCACCAAGCACAAGGGCAAGATCGCGCGCCTGCAGCCGTTCGGCGCGTTCATCGAGCTCGAGCCCGGGATCGACGGCCTCTGCCACACGGCGGACATCTCGTTCAAGCAGGTCGAGCACCCGAGCGAGGTGGTGAAGGTCGGCGACGAGATCGACGTGGTGGTCGCGAGCTGCGATCCGGGCGCGCACAAGATCGGCCTGCACCCCGCGCTGCCGGCGGGCGAGGAGGAAGAGCCTCGTCAGCGCGTGCAGCAGTACAAGGCCGTGAAGGTCGCCGTCGTGGCGGCCGTCGAGGGAGGCCTCTCGGTCCGCGTCCTCGGCGTCACCGGGCGCGCGGCGCGCGGGTTCATCCCGGCGGGCCACACCGGCACGGCGCGTGGCACGGATCTCCGCAAGGAGTTCCCCGTGGGCACGAAGCTCGACGCGAAGGTGCTCGAGGTCGACCCGCGCCGCGGCGAGGCGAAGCTCTCGATCCGCGCGCTCAAGGAGGACGCCGAGAAGCAGGCCTACCAGTCGTACCGCGCTGGTGTCGCCCGCGAGGCGAAGTTCGGCACCTTCGCGGACCTCATGAAGAAGAGCCAGTCCAGTCATTAG
- a CDS encoding ABC transporter permease has product MSAIAIAMRAVLRNKLRAALTILGITIGIAAVVTMTALGDGARAKINGQITNLGSNALIVFPQSARASGARTAGGSKLSESDCQALERESTSIKAAVPFLRASAQVVYEGQNAKAEVIGSRLGYLQVRNWKLQSGEPWTTSSENVSEKVVVIGTGTAKEIFGSADPVGRWIRIGRHPYRVLGVLEEKGPSPFGRSQDDVVVMPISTMRSHVRFTRPGETDAIMMSATSPETTDRAKKQAEEILRQRHRIREGEEDDFLIRTQAEFQQMQDKIYGVLSLLLVGIAAVSLVVGGIGVMNIMLVSVTERTREIGIRMAIGAREMDILVQFLVESLVLATLGGVVGTTIGYAAILGLGAALDLPMKLAPQALAVALGTSTAIGLVFGFFPARRAARMDPVQALGRE; this is encoded by the coding sequence TTGTCCGCGATCGCGATCGCCATGCGGGCGGTCCTGCGCAACAAGCTGCGCGCGGCGTTGACGATCCTCGGCATCACCATCGGCATCGCGGCCGTCGTGACGATGACCGCGCTCGGCGACGGCGCGCGCGCCAAGATCAACGGGCAGATCACGAACCTCGGATCGAACGCGCTGATCGTCTTTCCGCAGTCGGCGAGGGCCTCGGGCGCGCGCACGGCGGGAGGGTCGAAGCTCTCGGAGTCCGACTGCCAGGCGCTCGAGCGCGAGTCGACGAGCATCAAGGCCGCTGTGCCATTCCTGCGCGCGTCGGCGCAGGTCGTCTACGAAGGGCAAAACGCGAAGGCCGAGGTGATCGGCTCGCGCCTCGGCTACCTCCAGGTGCGCAACTGGAAGCTGCAGAGCGGCGAGCCGTGGACGACGTCGTCCGAGAACGTCTCGGAGAAGGTCGTGGTGATCGGCACCGGGACGGCGAAGGAGATCTTCGGCTCGGCCGATCCCGTGGGTCGATGGATCCGCATCGGCCGGCATCCTTATCGCGTGCTCGGCGTGCTCGAAGAGAAGGGCCCTTCGCCGTTCGGTCGGAGCCAGGACGACGTCGTGGTCATGCCGATCAGCACGATGCGATCCCACGTGCGGTTCACGCGGCCGGGCGAGACGGACGCCATCATGATGAGCGCCACGAGCCCGGAGACGACCGACCGCGCGAAGAAACAAGCCGAGGAGATCCTCCGCCAGCGGCATCGCATCCGCGAGGGAGAAGAGGACGACTTCCTCATCCGCACGCAGGCCGAGTTCCAGCAGATGCAGGACAAGATCTACGGCGTCCTGTCGCTCCTGCTCGTCGGGATCGCGGCCGTGTCGCTCGTCGTGGGCGGCATCGGCGTCATGAACATCATGCTCGTCAGCGTGACCGAGAGGACCCGCGAGATCGGCATCCGCATGGCGATCGGCGCGCGCGAGATGGACATCCTCGTGCAGTTTCTGGTCGAGTCGCTCGTGCTCGCGACGCTCGGCGGGGTCGTGGGGACGACGATCGGCTACGCGGCGATCCTGGGCCTCGGCGCGGCGCTCGATCTGCCGATGAAGCTCGCGCCCCAGGCGCTCGCGGTCGCGCTCGGGACGAGCACGGCGATCGGGCTCGTGTTCGGGTTTTTCCCGGCGCGCAGGGCCGCACGCATGGATCCGGTGCAGGCGCTCGGGCGCGAATGA
- a CDS encoding ABC transporter permease, with protein sequence MAILAAIRLALRALVRSKMRSSLTVLGILIGVAAVVIVVALGTGVQAQVVGQISNLGANVIFIFPQSTQSSGVRSSDVNRLTEADGRALVAEATSVANVAPFSSTGAQVIAGDRNAVTQVMGVSRSYFPVRGFSVDKGQMFTESEELLKAKVVILGETVREKLFGTGDPIGQYVRIGRYPYRVVGLLAKKGQSPFGEDQDDRVLMPIGSFRARVVPSPPGRVQQLIASATDERTVDRAVAQIESILRQRHGIAPDQDPDFGIRTQAEFRKSSEEIVGTLTVLLSSIAAVSLLVGGIGVMNIMLVSVTERTREIGIRMAIGASAADIMTQFLVEAIVLSVIGGVFGLGIGAGVIKALGGALGWSLELPIPAVVAAMGTSAVIGIVFGFFPARRAALMDPIVALRQE encoded by the coding sequence ATGGCGATCCTGGCCGCGATCCGGCTCGCGTTGCGCGCCCTCGTGCGCTCCAAGATGCGCTCGAGCCTGACGGTGCTCGGCATCCTCATCGGGGTCGCGGCGGTGGTGATCGTGGTCGCGCTCGGCACGGGCGTGCAGGCGCAGGTCGTCGGGCAGATCTCGAACCTCGGCGCGAACGTCATCTTCATCTTCCCGCAGTCGACGCAGAGCTCGGGCGTGCGCTCGAGCGACGTCAATCGCCTCACGGAGGCCGACGGTCGCGCCCTCGTCGCCGAGGCGACGAGCGTGGCGAACGTCGCGCCCTTCAGCTCCACGGGAGCGCAGGTGATCGCCGGCGATCGCAACGCCGTGACGCAGGTGATGGGCGTCTCGCGCAGCTACTTCCCCGTGCGCGGCTTCTCCGTGGACAAGGGGCAGATGTTCACGGAGTCGGAGGAGCTGCTCAAAGCGAAGGTCGTGATCCTCGGCGAGACCGTCCGCGAAAAACTCTTCGGCACCGGAGATCCGATCGGCCAGTACGTGCGCATCGGCCGCTATCCGTACCGCGTCGTGGGTCTGCTCGCGAAGAAGGGGCAGTCGCCCTTCGGCGAGGATCAGGACGATCGTGTGCTCATGCCGATCGGCAGCTTCCGCGCGCGCGTGGTGCCGAGCCCGCCGGGGCGCGTGCAGCAGCTCATCGCCTCCGCGACGGACGAGCGGACGGTCGACCGCGCCGTCGCGCAGATCGAGTCGATCCTGCGCCAGCGGCACGGGATCGCGCCCGATCAGGATCCGGATTTCGGCATCCGCACGCAGGCCGAGTTCCGCAAATCGTCCGAGGAGATCGTGGGCACGTTGACCGTGCTCCTCTCGTCGATCGCAGCGGTCTCGTTGCTCGTCGGCGGCATCGGCGTGATGAACATCATGCTCGTCAGCGTGACCGAGCGGACGCGCGAGATCGGCATCCGCATGGCGATCGGCGCGTCGGCGGCGGACATCATGACGCAGTTCCTCGTCGAGGCGATCGTGCTCAGCGTGATCGGCGGCGTGTTCGGGCTGGGGATCGGCGCGGGCGTGATCAAGGCGCTCGGCGGCGCGCTCGGCTGGTCGCTGGAGCTCCCGATCCCGGCGGTCGTCGCCGCGATGGGGACGAGCGCGGTGATCGGGATCGTGTTCGGGTTCTTCCCCGCGAGGAGGGCGGCGCTGATGGATCCCATCGTCGCGCTGCGACAAGAGTGA
- a CDS encoding ABC transporter ATP-binding protein, producing MKDAPPIIEFDDIQKDYVTEAVVVRALRGVSLTIEKGEFVAIIGQSGSGKSTMMNIIGCLDRPTRGKYILDGIDVGSRSNDARAIVRNHLIGFVFQGFNLLPRTTALENVELPLVYRGVGASERRKRAVESLSAVGLGTRLHHTPNQLSGGQQQRVAIARALVTQPPLLLADEPTGNLDTRTSFEVLDLLQRLNREQGITIVLVTHERDIADCAGRVVEMRDGKVRRDIVNEKPTDAARALAELPAQEDYGAAS from the coding sequence ATGAAGGACGCCCCGCCGATCATCGAGTTCGACGACATCCAGAAGGACTACGTCACCGAGGCGGTCGTCGTGCGCGCCCTGCGCGGCGTGAGCCTGACGATCGAGAAGGGCGAGTTCGTCGCGATCATCGGGCAGAGCGGCTCGGGCAAGAGCACGATGATGAACATCATCGGCTGCCTCGATCGACCGACGCGCGGGAAGTACATCCTCGACGGGATCGACGTCGGCTCGCGGAGCAACGACGCGCGGGCCATCGTGCGAAACCACCTCATCGGCTTCGTGTTCCAGGGCTTCAACCTGCTGCCCCGCACGACCGCGCTGGAGAACGTCGAGCTGCCCCTCGTGTACCGAGGCGTCGGCGCCTCCGAGCGGAGGAAACGCGCGGTGGAGTCGCTCTCCGCCGTCGGACTCGGCACGCGCTTGCACCACACGCCGAACCAGCTCTCCGGCGGTCAGCAGCAGCGCGTCGCGATCGCGCGCGCCCTCGTGACGCAGCCGCCGCTCCTGCTCGCCGACGAGCCCACCGGTAACCTCGACACACGCACGAGCTTCGAGGTGCTCGATCTGCTGCAGCGGCTCAACCGCGAGCAGGGCATCACCATCGTGCTGGTCACGCACGAGCGCGACATCGCCGACTGCGCGGGGCGCGTGGTCGAGATGCGCGACGGCAAGGTGCGGCGCGACATCGTCAACGAGAAGCCGACGGACGCAGCGCGCGCGCTCGCGGAGCTGCCGGCGCAGGAAGATTACGGGGCCGCCTCGTGA